The genomic window AATTTGCTAAAAGTACTGTCAAACACTTCCAAAGAGGTATTGGAATTGCAATTCATTCAAccaatttatttgtttgcctaTAGAAGAAATAATGACTTGAGATCTGTACTATTAGCAGTGTGAGAGTTCACTGAACAAAGAGTACAGCAAGTTTCAAGAAACATACGAGATGTTCTGTAGAGAAAAGGATGCACACTTGCAGACTTTCAGAGGTGGGTCAAATAAGGGCTAGCTGCATTTGTGATAGTTGCTTCTCACTGATATCTTCAGCTATATACAAAGTGTGTCTcttgtttttccttctttttactttaaaaaaaatgccTAGTAGCAATAATTCCAGGATGCTTGATTTTGTTTTTACTTTTACATAATAGAATGTAGAGGACACCTTCAAACCAACTTTTATGCTTTCTTTACTAAAATATGTTGTTGTTGCCTTTTTGCTGCTTGTCTGAATGGATTTGCATGCTGTCTCTACAAAGAGCTGCAGTATCCTTATTGACTTGGCAAAGATATTAGCCTATCAACTGACCTCTTTAAATGTCATGATTTGCAGAACTGTTCTCAAAAGTTGAAGTTGAGAAGAAGTTGCTTGAGCAGTATGAACATCATAGTAAGTAACTGGATGAATTTTCCAATTTCATGCAACAGAAAGATGTTTTCCCTGACTATCATTCTTTCAAACAGAGAAGGCGGAGACCGCCACATTATCAGAACTTGACAAAACATTCTCAGAGAAGATAACATACGTGGAACAATCTGTCAGAAGGATGAAGCAGGTATATCATGCAGATATATTACATATGCTTGCTCCTCTTACACTATATTTCCGGATATCCAGATTCCAGAACTGATTGATAAGGTACATTTCTATATCATGGCTTTGTTTACGCAGGATAACAAATCCTTTATCATCTTTCGCAAGTCGATTGGCTCATTTCTCGAGTGTGGCTCCGATGATGATTTTGTTGACGATGAGTGATGCTGCTCCTTGTACGACGCACTTGCTCTGGGAGGCGGATTCCCTGGGAGGCAATAGACAAAACGGGATCTCTTTAttggccttttcttttctttttaatacaGATTTGTTATGGTTTAACCAATAATATGGAGATTCAGGAAGCACAAGCATAAACCGTGATATTGGATTTGATCTGGAGCTTGTTGAACAAATATAGGCGTAGTGTTCGATTGTGCTATTTTTCCTCTTTGAAAACAGCAGGGCTGGTATTGTACATGTTACCACTCGTCCCAAAAATTTGACGGGGAAAGATTATGGTTCTGTCACTACATAGGTTGGCATTCTTGAGGATCTGACACCAtattaagtgaatatgttaatCTAATCTTGTGGAGATTTAGACCATGTTGTTACACCTcaagaataacatcatcaatTGGTTTACCTTGTACAAATAAATCATATCTCTCTTACGCAGCTTTGTGAGCACTATCTGTACCTTCCACATGTTTCTCAAGTGTATCATTACCTATGTTCTAATTTCTCCAATCATCCTTAACAAATTTACTGCCTCTCTTGCTAAACAAATAACATACCATACAAAATGCTGCATCCTTCTTAATACTATATTCAAACCAAGGATATTTatagaatcaaataatactgaAGCGACGATATTTACCGTATATGTTCCTGGTTGGGTAATAAGGGCATAAGGTTGGCATGAACCTTTTAAAATATATCCTCTTCGTATCGCATTTTGATCATTGACATTATAGCTTGCAATAGGCACTCTTAAGCCAGGATCATGTTCGAGACGATCAACATCACAAATTAGTAATGGTTCTTGTTTTTGATGTCGCTCTTCAGCTACAACTGGAATCAAAATATAATGTAGTTGTTCTTGAGATTGCTTTTCAGCCATAGTCGGAACATGAGATGCTTTTTGTTCTTGAGTTTGAACATGCTTCTCAGCCGTAATTTTCTTTGTCTTTGCTTCATGTTTTCGGAAAAACGAAGCAATATCTCCTTGCCTTTTCATCTGTGCAAGGTTGTCAGTCGTCACCTGAACCTGATCGATACACGTACACGAATAGCACGGCACAAATCAGTAAAATTCCATGGCATAAAAATTGAAACAGATAAACCGGAAACAACTAGA from Phragmites australis chromosome 14, lpPhrAust1.1, whole genome shotgun sequence includes these protein-coding regions:
- the LOC133891380 gene encoding uncharacterized protein LOC133891380 isoform X1, which encodes MPPATTPCGGGRRATSGDSLLPGKQPCDSDECGADGDCDSVSDSDSEGDLVSDLREIVCLLRLIKGGANKDCQKMCEQIIASVAADIQTMLEETQLKFEEERQNLLKVLSNTSKEQCESSLNKEYSKFQETYEMFCREKDAHLQTFRELFSKVEVEKKLLEQYEHHKKAETATLSELDKTFSEKITYVEQSVRRMKQDNKSFIIFRKSIGSFLECGSDDDFVDDE
- the LOC133891380 gene encoding uncharacterized protein LOC133891380 isoform X2, which codes for MPPATTPCGGGRRATSGDSLLPGKQPCDSDECGADGDCDSVSDSDSEGDLVSDLREIVCLLRLIKGGANKDCQKMCEQIIASVAADIQTMLEETQLKFEEERQNLLKVLSNTSKECESSLNKEYSKFQETYEMFCREKDAHLQTFRELFSKVEVEKKLLEQYEHHKKAETATLSELDKTFSEKITYVEQSVRRMKQDNKSFIIFRKSIGSFLECGSDDDFVDDE